The Procambarus clarkii isolate CNS0578487 chromosome 37, FALCON_Pclarkii_2.0, whole genome shotgun sequence genome window below encodes:
- the LOC123765969 gene encoding uncharacterized protein, with translation MPPAVGRPRPVPTVATPRPGRPRPAPTATPRPAPTATRPAPTATRPPLHLAPTATRPAPTATPPASTATPRPHRHAPRPHRHAPRLHRYTPPTATPRPPYMKKVCL, from the coding sequence ATGCCGCCCGCCGTGGGCAGGCCACGCCCCGTCCCCACCGTCGCCACGCCCCGCCCGGGCAGGCCACGCCCCGCCCCCACCGccacgccccgccccgcccccacCGCCACACGCCCCGCCCCCACCGCTACACGCCCACCGCTACACCTCGCCCCCACCGCCACACGCCCCGCCCCCACCGCCACGCCCCCCGCCTCCACCGCCACGCCACGCCCCCACCGCCACGCCCCCCGCCCCCACCGCCACGCCCCCCGCCTCCACCGCTACACCCCGCCCACCGCCACGCCCCGCCCACCTTATATGAAGAAagtatgtctctaa
- the jhamt gene encoding juvenile hormone acid O-methyltransferase: MEDAQLYVAANGLQRRDALLVLSEYLPQMAWRQDGETVLDVGCGSGDVTRNLLLPLLPPVAQVVGVDVSQEMVSFASKTFRHDGLAFHHLDIERAVQPRQVFPDGFTKVFSFYCLHWVQGQHACLNNMYQLLQPGGEALLVFLAHNPLFTMYQNMSHKSRWHQYMQDVNNFVSVYQHKTDPAQDMMDLAEDIGFQIVSCEAPELEFVFDNINYLRNAIKAVNPFLKRIPTEDQEAFLMECLQELAKLKTKRQDGSTVARYNLMIAHLLRPE, encoded by the exons ATGGAGGATGCACAGCTGTATGTGGCAGCCAACGGTCTCCAGCGGCGGGACGCCCTCCTGGTGCTGTCGGAGTACCTGCCTCAGATGGCCTGGCGCCAGGATGGTGAGACCGTCCTCGACGTGGGCTGTGGCTCAG GCGACGTGACCAGGAACCTGCTGCTGCCACTGCTGCCGCCAGTGGCGCAGGTGGTAGGGGTGGACGTCTCCCAGGAGATGGTCTCCTTCGCCTCTAAGACCTTCAGGCACGACGGCCTTGCCTTCCACCACCTGGATATCGAGAGAGCTGTCCAACCTCGGCAGGTCTTCCCCGATGGCTTTACTAAG GTGTTCTCGTTCTACTGCCTGCACTGGGTGCAGGGGCAGCATGCGTGTCTGAACAACATGTACCAGCTGCTGCAGCCGGGCGGGGAGGCCCTCCTCGTCTTCCTGGCCCACAACCCGCTCTTCACCATGTACCAGAACATGAGCCACAAGTCCCGCTGGCACCAGTACATGCAG GACGTGAACAACTTCGTGTCGGTGTACCAGCACAAGACGGACCCAGCCCAGGACATGATGGACCTGGCCGAGGACATCGGCTTCCAGATCGTCTCCTGCGAAGCCCCGGAGCTGGAGTTCGTCTTCGACAATATCAACTACTTGAGGA ATGCCATTAAGGCAGTGAACCCTTTCTTGAAGAGGATCCCGACGGAGGATCAGGAGGCCTTCCTGATGGAGTGCCTGCAGGAGCTGGCCAAGCTGAAGACCAAGCGCCAGGATGGCAGCACTGTGGCTCGCTACAACCTTATGATCGCCCATCTCCTCCGCCCGGAGTGA
- the LOC138371890 gene encoding collagen alpha-2(VIII) chain-like: protein MWSLRAEGSPQGCDHSGRRVLPRGVVTPGGGFSPGMWSLRAEGSPQGCGHSGRRVLPRDVVTPGGGFSPGMWSLRAEGSPQGCGHSGRRVLPRDVVTPGGGFSPGMWSLRTEGSPQGCGHSGQRVLPRDVITPGGGFSPGMWSLRTEGSPQGCGHSGRRVLPRDVITPGGAFSPGVWSLRAEGSPQGCGHSGRRVLPRGVVTPGGGFSPGMWSLRAEGSPQGCGHSGRRVLPRDVVTPGGGFSPGMWSLRAEGSPQGCGHSGRRVLPRDVVTPGGGFSQGCGHSGRRVLPGMWSLRAEGSPQGCGHSGRRVLPRDVVTPGGGFSPGMWSLRAEGSPQGCGNSGRRVLPRDVVTPGRGFSPGMWSLRAEGSPQGCGHSGRRVLPRDVVTPGGGFSPGM from the coding sequence ATGTGGTCACTCCGGGCGGAGGGTTCTCCCCAGGGATGTGATCACTCCGGGCGGAGGGTTCTCCCCAGGGGTGTGGTCACTCCGGGCGGAGGGTTCTCCCCAGGGATGTGGTCACTCCGGGCGGAGGGTTCTCCCCAGGGATGTGGTCACTCCGGGCGGAGGGTTCTCCCCAGGGATGTGGTCACTCCGGGCGGAGGGTTCTCCCCAGGGATGTGGTCACTCCGGGCGGAGGGTTCTCCCCAGGGATGTGGTCACTCCGGGCGGAGGGTTCTCCCCAGGGATGTGGTCACTCCGGGCGGAGGGTTCTCCCCAGGGATGTGGTCACTCCGGACGGAGGGTTCTCCCCAGGGATGTGGTCACTCCGGGCAGAGGGTTCTCCCCAGGGATGTGATCACTCCGGGCGGAGGGTTCTCCCCAGGGATGTGGTCACTCCGGACGGAGGGTTCTCCCCAGGGATGTGGTCACTCCGGGCGGAGGGTTCTCCCCAGGGATGTGATCACTCCGGGCGGAGCGTTCTCCCCAGGGGTGTGGTCACTCCGGGCGGAGGGTTCTCCCCAGGGATGTGGTCACTCCGGGCGGAGGGTTCTCCCCAGGGGTGTGGTCACTCCGGGCGGAGGGTTCTCCCCAGGGATGTGGTCACTCCGGGCAGAGGGTTCTCCCCAGGGATGTGGTCACTCCGGGCGGAGGGTTCTCCCCAGGGATGTGGTAACTCCGGGCGGAGGGTTCTCCCCAGGGATGTGGTCACTCCGGGCGGAGGGTTCTCCCCAGGGATGTGGTCACTCCGGGCGGAGGGTTCTCCCCAGGGATGTGGTCACTCCAGGCGGAGGGTTCTCCCAGGGATGTGGTCACTCCGGGCGGAGGGTTCTCCCAGGGATGTGGTCACTCCGGGCGGAGGGTTCTCCCCAGGGATGTGGTCACTCCGGGCGGAGGGTTCTCCCCAGGGATGTGGTCACTCCGGGCGGAGGGTTCTCCCCAGGGATGTGGTCACTCCGGGCGGAGGGTTCTCCCCAGGGATGTGGTAACTCCGGGCGGAGGGTTCTCCCCAGGGATGTGGTCACTCCGGGCAGAGGGTTCTCCCCAGGGATGTGGTCACTCCGGGCGGAGGGTTCTCCCCAGGGATGTGGTCACTCCGGGCGGAGGGTTCTCCCCAGGGATGTGGTCACTCCGGGCGGAGGGTTCTCCCCAGGGATGTGA
- the LOC138371891 gene encoding uncharacterized protein, producing the protein MSGKHQWRGRETTLARRDHLGQKRPHWPEETTLARGDHSGQRRPLWPEETTLARGDHIGQRRPHWPEETTLARGHHSGQRRPHWPEETTLARGDHIGQRRPLWPEETTLARGDHSGQRRPHWPEETTLARGDHIGQRRPLWPEETTLARGDHIGQRRPLWPEETTLARGDHSGQRRPLWPEETTLPRGDHSGQRRPHWPEETTLARGDHSGQRRPLWPEETTLARGDHIGQRRPLWPEETTLARGDHSGQRTPLWPEETTLARGDHIGQRRPLRPEETTLARGDHSGQRRPHWPEETTLTRGDHSGQRRPHWPEETTLARGDHSGQRRPHWSEETTLARGDHSGQRRPLWPEETTLARGDHSGQRRPLWPEETTLARGDHSGQRRPHWPEETTPARGDHIGQRRPHWPEETTLARGDHIGQRRPHWPEETTLARGDHSGQRRPHWPEETTLARGDHSGQRRPHWPEETTLARGDHSGQRRPHWPEETTLARGDHSGQRRPLWPEETTLARGDHSGQRRPLWSEETTLARGDHSGQRRPHWREATTLVRGDHSGQRRPLWPEEITLASGDHIGQRRPHWPEETTLVRGDHTGQRRPLWPEETTLVRGDHIGQRTPLWPEETTLARGDHIGQRTPLWSEETTLARGDHSGQRRPHWSEETTLVRGDHTGQRRPHWSEETTLVRGDHSGQRRPLWSEETTLVRGDHTGQRRPHWSEETTLVRGDYRRLQGCGHSGRRVLPRDVVTPGGGFSPGM; encoded by the coding sequence atgtccggGAAACATCAATGGAGAGGTAGAGAGACCACTTTGGCCAGAAGAGACCACTTGGGCCAGAAGAGACCACATTGGCCAGAGGAGACCACATTGGCCAGAGGAGACCACTCTGGCCAGAGGAGACCACTCTGGCCAGAGGAGACCACTTTGGCCAGAGGAGACCACATTGGCCAGAGGAGACCACATTGGCCAGAGGAGACCACTCTGGCCAGAGGACACCACTCTGGCCAGAGGAGACCACATTGGCCAGAGGAGACCACTCTGGCCAGAGGAGACCACATTGGCCAGAGGAGACCACTCTGGCCAGAGGAGACCACATTGGCCAGAGGAGACCACTCTGGCCAGAGGAGACCACATTGGCCAGAGGAGACCACATTGGCCAGAGGAGACCACATTGGCCAGAGGAGACCACTCTGGCCAGAGGAGACCACATTGGCCAGAGGAGACCACATTGGCCAGAGGAGACCACTCTGGCCAGAGGAGACCACATTGGCCAGAGGAGACCACTCTGGCCAGAGGAGACCACTCTGGCCAGAGGAGACCACATTGCCCAGAGGAGACCACTCTGGCCAGAGGAGACCACATTGGCCAGAGGAGACCACATTGGCCAGAGGAGACCACTCTGGCCAGAGGAGACCACTCTGGCCAGAGGAGACCACTCTGGCCAGAGGAGACCACATTGGCCAGAGGAGACCACTCTGGCCAGAGGAGACCACATTGGCCAGAGGAGACCACTCTGGCCAGAGGACACCACTCTGGCCAGAGGAGACCACTCTGGCCAGAGGAGACCACATTGGCCAGAGGAGACCACTCCGGCCAGAGGAGACCACATTGGCCAGAGGAGACCACTCTGGCCAGAGGAGACCACATTGGCCAGAGGAGACCACATTGACCAGAGGAGACCACTCTGGCCAAAGGAGACCACATTGGCCAGAGGAGACCACATTGGCCAGAGGAGACCACTCTGGCCAGAGGAGACCACATTGGTCAGAGGAGACCACATTGGCCAGAGGAGACCACTCTGGCCAGAGGAGACCACTCTGGCCAGAGGAGACCACATTGGCCAGAGGAGACCACTCTGGCCAGAGGAGACCACTCTGGCCAGAGGAGACCACATTGGCCAGAGGAGACCACTCTGGCCAGAGGAGACCACATTGGCCAGAGGAGACCACTCCTGCCAGAGGAGACCACATTGGCCAGAGGAGACCACATTGGCCAGAGGAGACCACTCTGGCCAGAGGAGACCACATTGGCCAGAGGAGACCACATTGGCCAGAGGAGACCACTCTGGCCAGAGGAGACCACTCTGGCCAGAGGAGACCACATTGGCCAGAGGAGACCACATTGGCCAGAGGAGACCACTCTGGCCAGAGGAGACCACATTGGCCAGAGGAGACCACATTGGCCAGAGGAGACCACTCTGGCCAGAGGAGACCACATTGGCCAGAGGAGACCACATTGGCCAGAGGAGACCACTCTGGCCAGAGGAGACCACTCTGGCCAGAGGAGACCACATTGGCCAGAGGAGACCACTCTGGCCAGAGGAGACCACTCTGGTCAGAGGAGACCACATTGGCCAGAGGAGACCACTCTGGCCAGAGGAGACCACATTGGCGAGAGGCGACCACATTGGTCAGAGGAGACCACTCTGGTCAGAGGAGACCACTCTGGCCAGAGGAGATCACTCTGGCCAGTGGAGACCACATTGGCCAGAGGAGACCACATTGGCCAGAGGAGACCACACTGGTCAGAGGAGACCACACTGGTCAGAGGAGACCACTCTGGCCAGAGGAGACCACTCTGGTCAGAGGAGACCACATTGGCCAGAGGACACCACTCTGGCCAGAGGAGACCACATTGGCGAGAGGAGACCACATTGGTCAGAGGACACCACTCTGGTCAGAGGAGACCACTCTGGCCAGAGGAGACCACTCTGGTCAGAGGAGACCACACTGGTCAGAGGAGACCACACTGGTCAGAGGAGACCACACTGGTCAGAGGAGACCACACTGGTCAGAGGAGACCACACTGGTCAGAGGAGACCACTCTGGTCAGAGGAGACCACTCTGGTCAGAGGAGACCACACTGGTCAGAGGAGACCACACTGGTCAGAGGAGACCACACTGGTCGGAGGAGACCACACTGGTCAGAGGAGACTACCGTAGACTTCAGGGATGTGGTCACTCCGGGCGGAGGGTTCTCCCCAGGGATGTGGTCACTCCGGGCGGAGGGTTCTCCCCAGGGATGTGA